The following DNA comes from Allobranchiibius huperziae.
CCGCGACCGGGATCCGTACGCCGGTCGCGTCCTCGTGAGCGTCCCGGGCGGCCCGGACCAGTCCGAGCGCGTCGATCATCTTGTCCTGGTGCCCGTGGGCGGTGTCGACCACGAGCACGTCGGCGCCCGCGGCGAGCATGGTCTTGGCCTTGTCGCCGACGTCGCCGTTGATGCCGATGGCCACGCCGAGCGCCAAGCGACCGTCGCCGTCGAGGGCGGGGGAGTAGATGGTCGAGCGCAGGATGCCCTTGCGGGTGATCACCCCGGCCAGCACGCCGTCCGCGCCGAGCACGGGCGCGAATTCCAGGTGCGCCTTCACGAGCACGTCGAAGGTCTCGCGCAGGTCGGCGTCGGCGGGGACCGTCACCAGGTCCTCGCTCATCACCTGCCCGACCGTGGTGAAGCGATCCACCCGCAGGCACTGCGACTCCTTGACGATGCCGACAGGTCGCCCGGCCCCGTCGACGGCGACGGCCGCCCGGTGCGCGCGCTTGCCCATCAGCGCCAGGACCGCGCCGACCGGTTCGTCGGGCCCGATGGTCACGGGCGACTCGAAGACGGTGTGGCTCGCCTTGACCGCGTCGATCGTCTCCTGCACGGCGTGCACCGGGATGTCCTGCGGCAGCACCGCGATCCCGCCGCGGCGGGCGACCGTCTCCGACATCCTGCGCCCGGACACAGCGGTCATGTTGGCCACGACCAGCGGCAGCGTCGTCCCGACACCGTCCGGCGTCCGCAGGTCGACCTCCAGCCGACTGGTGACCGAGGACCGCGAGGGCACCATGAAGACATCGTTGTAGGTCAGGTCGTGGGCAGGGGATTCGCCGATGAAACGCACCCCGAGATCTTACGGGCGGCAGCTTGCGCCGCGGCGTACCGTGCGGAACATGCAGATCACACACCTGGGACACGCCTGCCTGCTGGTCGAATACCCCTCCGCCCGAGTGCTGATCGACCCGGGAAGCTTCTCGAGGTACGACGGTCTGACCGGGCTCGACGCAATCCTGGTCACCCACCAGCACGCCGACCACGTACAGCCGGACAAGCTGGCCGCGCTGGTGGCCGCCAACCCGGGCGTGGCCGTGCACACCGACCCCGGCACGGCTGCGGAACTGGACGACGTCGAGGTGTCCGTGACCCGGCAGGGCGAGCCGTTCACGATCGGCGAGGTCACCGTCGAGCCGTTCGGCGTGCAACACGCCGTCATCTACGAGCAGCTGCCGCGCATCGAGAACGTGGGCGTCAAGCTCACCTCCGAGGGCGAGCCCAGCCTCTTCCACCCCGGCGACGCGCTCGACGCCGAGCCGGGAGCGGTCGACGTCCTGGCCGTGCCCATCTGCGCACCGTGGTCGGCCCTCAAGGAGGTCATCGCATTCGTCCGCCGGGTGGCGCCCAGCTCGATCGTCCCGATCCACGACGCGCTGTTGACCGAGGTCGGGCGAGGCATGTACGTCGGGCACGTGCAGCGGTTCGGGGCCGACGGTGGCGTCCAGCTGCGCGATCTCGCCGACGGGAACCCCGCACAGTTCTGACCCACCGGCCACATCCGCGACAGCGACCCGCGCTGTCGACGGATGGCGGCGATCGGTACGGCGCCGGATAGCCTGCCGTCCATGACGCTCACGGTGACCCCCTGCCGCGATCAGACCGAGTGGGACGCGCTCGTCGACGAGGCCGGCGGTCACCCGCTGCAGCTGTGGGGGTGGGGCGAGCTCAAGTCGCGGTACGAGTGGAGCGCCGACCGTCTGGTCGTGCGCGACGGCGACCGCACGATCGGAAGCGCCCAGGTGCTGCTGCGCACGCTGCCCCGCCCGTTCCGCAGCCTCGCCTACATCCCGCGCGGACCCCAGGCCGCCGAGGAGGACCGCGGGCCGGTGCTGGCCGCGCTGACCGAGTACGTCCGCACCACCCACCGCCCGATCGCGCTGAGCATCGAGCCGGACTGGGAGCAGCCGGGCGCGCCGCTGGAGAAGGGTGCCGACGAGAACCAGATCGCCGTGCTGCAGGAGCGGGCACCGGTGGGCTGGCTCGCCGAAGTGGAGGCCGCGGGCTTCCGGCGCAGCACCAACACGGGCCTGATCCCGCGCACGCTCATCGTCGACGTGCGCGCCGACGACGAGACCCTGATGAAGGGGCTGACCTCCTCCACCCGGCAGAACGTGCGTAAGTCCTTCCGCGCGGAGGGCGTCCGCTTCGGCGAGGTCACCACGGACGCCGACCTCGACGCCGTGCTGGCCATCAACCGGGCCACGGCGGAGCGCGCCGACTTCGCGGTGCACGACGACGCCTACCACCGCGGCATCCGCGACCTGCTGGGCGATCGGTCCCGGCTGCTCGCGGCGTGGGAGGGCGAGGAGCTGGTCGCCTTCGTGTGGCTGGTCGTCTCCGGCACGACGGCGTTCGAGCTCTATGGCGGGGTGAGTCCGCGCGGCATGAAGCTGCGCCTCAACTACGGGCTGAAGTTCCACGCGATGACGCAGATGCGCGAGGCAGGGGTTTCGCGCTACGACTTCAACGGGCTGCTGAACGACGGGATCTCCGACTTCAAACGGCAGTTCGCCACGCACGAGGACCTGCTGCTCGGCACCTGGGACGTGCCGCTGTCGCCGCTCTACTCGACCTTCGAGCGTGCCCTACCCGTCGTACGCCGCGGGCTCAAGCGGGGCGTGCCGGCCGTCCGGGGCGCCCTGCGCGACCCTCGCGGAGCGGTCGAGGCCGCCGTTCGTGCGGCGCGGTCGGGCAAACCGCAGAGCACCACCGCCTGACGCCCGCCTGAGCGGGATCGCCACCGGGTGTCACTCCCTCGCCCTACGGTGAGGCGATGGTGCACCGCCTGACGCGACGCGATGCCCGCCGGATCGCGGTGCGGGCGCAGCTGCTCGACGCCTCCCGGCCCACCGACCTGCTGTCGGTCATCCGGCATCTGTGCCTGATCCAGGTCGACCTGACGGCCGCGGTGGCGCCCAACGTGGACCTCGTCTGCTGGAGCCGGCTCGGCGCGGCGTACGAGCCGGCCGAACTCGACGACCTGCTCGACTCCGGGCGGGTCGTGGAGTACACCGGGCTGCTGCGGCCGGGCGAGGACATCGCGCTCTTCCGGGCGCAGATGACGGCCTGGCCGGGCGAGGAGGTCACGTGGCGCACCGGGCTCGCCCGGTGGCTGACGGCCAGTCAGGCCTGTCACGACGACATCCTGGCCATCCTGCGGTCGGACGGCCCGACCGTGGCTCGTGATCTGCCCGACACCTGCGTGGTGCCGTGGCGGTCGTCGGGGTGGAACAACAACCGCAACGTGCCGCGCATGCTCGACCTGATGGAGGCCCGCGGCGAGATCGCGGTGGCCTCGCGGGAGGGTCGGGAGCGGTTGTGGGACCTGGCGGAGCGGGTCTACCCCACCACCGACGTGGTCGATGCCGAGTCCGCCGACCCTGAGCGTGACCGTCGGCGGCTGACCTCCCTCGGGATCGCGCGGGCGTCGATGACCAAGCCCCCCGGCGAACCCTGGGACGTGGGCGATGCCGGCGAGGAGGCGGTCATCGAGGGGGTGCGGGGCACCTGGCGCGTCGACCCGGCGCAGCTCGGCCTGCCGTTCCGCGGCCGGGCCGCGCTGTTGTCACCGCTGGACCGGTTGGTGGTGGACCGCAAACGGCTCACCGAGATCTTCCAGTTCGACTACCAGCTGGAGATGTACAAGCCGGTCGCCAAGCGACGGTGGGGCTACTTCGCGCTGCCGATCCTCTACGGCGACAGCTTCGTGGGGAAGCTCGACGCCGCCTCGGATCTGGACGCGGGACTGTTGCGCGTGAACGCGGTGCACGAGGACGTCGACTTCACCGCGGCCATGACGCGCGCGGTCGACCGCGAGATCGAGAGCCTCGCGCAGTTCCTCGGCCTGCGCGTCTCGCGTAGCTGACCGGAGGGCTACTCGCGGTGGGTGCCCTCGGCCTTCGCGGACTCCACGGCCTCGTACGCCGCTCCGACGATGCCGGCGGCGTTGCGCAGCTGGGCGGCCACGATCGGCGCGCGCAGGTGCAGCAGCGGCAGGAACTTGTCGGCCTTCTTGGAGACCCCTCCGCCGACCACGATCAGGTCCGGCCAGAGCAGGTCCTCGACGTGGCTGTAGTAGCGCTGCAGCCGCGCCGCCCAGTCCTCCCACGACAGCTCCTCGCGATCCTTCGCGGCGCTGGACGCCTTGCTCTCGGCGTCGTGCCCGTCGATCTCCAGGTGGCCCAGCTCGGAGTTGGGCACCAGCTGCCCCTTGTTCAGCAGCGCGGACCCGATGCCGGTGCCGAGCGTCGAGACCAGCACCAGTCCCTCGGTGTTGCGCGCGGCGCCGAAGCGCAGCTCGCCGACACCCGCGGCGTCGGCATCGTTGAGCACCGTTGCCGGTCGGCCGAGGCGGCCCTGCAGCAGCTCCTCGACGTTCGTGCCGATCCACGACTGGTCGATGTTGGCGGCGCTGCGTACGACGCCGTGGGTGACGACCGACGGGAGCGTGACGCCGATGGGCTGCTCGCCGACCAGGTCCTTGAAGTGGTCGACGATCTTCTCGATCACGTCGGCGACGGCGTCCGGCGTCGACTCCTTCGGGGTGTCGATCCGCAGGCGGTCCGCCGCGAACTCACCGGTGCGCAGGTCGACCGGCGCGCCCTTGATGCCGGTGCCGCCGACGTCGATACCGAGGGGGTGAGTGGTCGACATGGACTCTCCTTCGAAGGGCGGCCGGCGGGTGCCGGAAGCGGGGGATGCGCAGGATGTTCAGACGGTGGTGAGTATCTCGGGTCCGGTGGGCGTGATGAGGATGGTCTGCTCGAACTGCGCCGAGCGCGACCGGTCCGCGGTGACGACGGTCCAGCCGTCGTCCCACAGCTGCGTCGCCGACCCGCCCAGGTTGATCATCGGCTCGACGGTGAACGTCATGCCCGCCTCGATCACGTCGTCGTACGCCGGTGCCGCGTCGTAGTGCGGGATGACCAGGCCGGAGTGGAAGGTCTGGCCGACGCCGTGACCGGTGTACTCGTGCACCACCCCGTAGCCGAATCGGGCGGCGTACTTCTCGATCACCCGACCGATGACGTTGACCTGGCGACCGGGGAGCGCCGCCCGGATGCCGCGCATCATCGCCTCCCGGGTGCGCTCGACCAGCAGTCGCGACTCCTCGTCGGCGTCGCCGACCAGGAACGAGGCGCAGTTGTCGCCGTGGACGCCGTCGATGTACGCCGTGACGTCGATCTTGACCAGGTCGCCGTCGTCCAGCGGACGGTCGTCGGGGATCCCGTGACAGACGACCTCGTTGACGCTGGTGCACAGCGACTTGGGGAAGCCGCGGTAGCCGAGCGTCGAGGGGTAGGCACCGTGGTCGAGGACGTACTCGTGACCGATGCGGTCCAGTTCGTCGGTGGTGACGCCCGGCGCGGCCGCGGCGCCGGCCGCCTGCAGCGCGCCCGCGGCGATCCGGCCCGCCACCCGCATGGCCTCGATGGTGGCGGCGTCCTTGACCTCCGAACCCGTGAACGGAGCGGGTGCCGGGCGGTCGACATACTCCGGCCGGGCGATGCCCGCGGGCACGGCGCGACGCGGGCCGACCCGGCCTGCGGTGACAGTCGACGAGGGCATAGGTGTGCCAGTGTAGGGGCGGCGAACAGGCACATTCCTCCCGTGGACAGGAGCACGCGATGACCTACTGGTACAACGTCGACAGCGGTCAGGTCGAGGACGACGAGCACAAGAGCGCGGCCGACCACCTGATGGGTCCGTACCAGAGCCGGGACGATGCCGCGAACGCTCTGGCGAAGGCTCGGGAGAACACCGAGAAATGGGATGCCGAGGACCGCGACTGGAACTCCAAGGGCTCCTCCGACTGAGTCCCGGCTGACCGATCTCGTCTCGACCGGGGTGGGCAGCGGCTTCCATAGGCAGGCTCTAATCTTGACGTCGAGATGACTTCCACCGACGACGGCTTCGGCTTCGGAGCCCTGGCGATCCCGGCGTACGGACCATCCCTGCTGTTCGGGCTCGGCGAGGGCGCGATGCTCCCGGTACTGCCCCTGTCCGCGCGCGACGTCGGCGCCAGCGTCGCGATCGCCGCGACCATGGTCATGCTCATCAACGTCGGCTCGTTGATCTTCAACGTGCCGTCCTCGATCATCACCGACCGCTACGGCGAGCGGCACGCGATCATCGGGGCGTCGGTCGTCGGCGTGCTCGCCTCGCTGCTCTTCCTCGTCGGCCACGAGGTCTGGATCTATGCCACGGGCGCCGTCCTCTACGGCATCAGCGCCTCGGTCTTCATGCTCGCCCGGCAGAGCTATCTGACCGAGGCCGTGCCCGCGACCCACCGCGCCCGCGCGCTGTCCACGCTCGGCGGCGTCATGCGGATCGGGGTCTTCGTCGGGCCGTTCATCGGGGCCGCGGCGATGAGCCTGTGGCACCTCGCCGGCGCGTACGTCGTCAGCACCGCCGCGCTCGCGCTCGCCGGTGTGCTCGGGGCGACCTTGAAAGAGCTGCCGCACGAGGCCGACTCACGACGCAAGGCTGCCGGTGAGCTGGCCGACGTGACCGTGCGGAGCACGCTGCACGACTACCGCCGGGTGTTCCTGACCGTCGGTATGGGCGTCCTGCTGGTGTCGGCGATCCGCGCGACCCGGCAGGCGGTGATCCCGCTCTGGGCAGAGCACCTGTCGCTCTCGCCGACGACGGCATCGCTGATCTACGGCATCAGCGGGGGCATCGACATGCTGGTCTTCTATCCGGCCGGCAAGGTGATGGACGTCTACGGGCGACGCTGGGTGACCGTGCCGTCGATGCTGGTGATGGCCGTGTCGATGATGGCGATCCCGCTCACCCACGGCGCCGTGACGCTGTGCCTGGTCACGTGCGTGCTCGGTTTCGGCAACGGGATCGGCGCCGGGATGGTGATGACCCTGGGCGCGGACTTCTCACCCGAGCGCGGCCGCGCGCCGTTCCTCGGGATCTGGCGCGAACTGTCCGATGCCGGCTCGACGATCGGCCCCGGTGTCCTCGCCGGGGTGAC
Coding sequences within:
- a CDS encoding GuaB1 family IMP dehydrogenase-related protein, whose translation is MRFIGESPAHDLTYNDVFMVPSRSSVTSRLEVDLRTPDGVGTTLPLVVANMTAVSGRRMSETVARRGGIAVLPQDIPVHAVQETIDAVKASHTVFESPVTIGPDEPVGAVLALMGKRAHRAAVAVDGAGRPVGIVKESQCLRVDRFTTVGQVMSEDLVTVPADADLRETFDVLVKAHLEFAPVLGADGVLAGVITRKGILRSTIYSPALDGDGRLALGVAIGINGDVGDKAKTMLAAGADVLVVDTAHGHQDKMIDALGLVRAARDAHEDATGVRIPVAAGNVVSAQGARDLVAAGADIVKVGVGPGAMCTTRMMTGVGRPQFSAVLECAAAADELGAYVWADGGVKYPRDVALALAAGASSVMIGSWFAGTWESPGDLNRDADGRLYKESFGMASARAVGNRSAGRSAFDRARLGMFEEGISSSKMYLDPQRPGVEDLIDGIAAGVRSSFTYAGARTIGEFRDRAVVGVQSASGYDEGRPRETSW
- a CDS encoding MBL fold metallo-hydrolase, which produces MQITHLGHACLLVEYPSARVLIDPGSFSRYDGLTGLDAILVTHQHADHVQPDKLAALVAANPGVAVHTDPGTAAELDDVEVSVTRQGEPFTIGEVTVEPFGVQHAVIYEQLPRIENVGVKLTSEGEPSLFHPGDALDAEPGAVDVLAVPICAPWSALKEVIAFVRRVAPSSIVPIHDALLTEVGRGMYVGHVQRFGADGGVQLRDLADGNPAQF
- a CDS encoding lipid II:glycine glycyltransferase FemX; this translates as MTLTVTPCRDQTEWDALVDEAGGHPLQLWGWGELKSRYEWSADRLVVRDGDRTIGSAQVLLRTLPRPFRSLAYIPRGPQAAEEDRGPVLAALTEYVRTTHRPIALSIEPDWEQPGAPLEKGADENQIAVLQERAPVGWLAEVEAAGFRRSTNTGLIPRTLIVDVRADDETLMKGLTSSTRQNVRKSFRAEGVRFGEVTTDADLDAVLAINRATAERADFAVHDDAYHRGIRDLLGDRSRLLAAWEGEELVAFVWLVVSGTTAFELYGGVSPRGMKLRLNYGLKFHAMTQMREAGVSRYDFNGLLNDGISDFKRQFATHEDLLLGTWDVPLSPLYSTFERALPVVRRGLKRGVPAVRGALRDPRGAVEAAVRAARSGKPQSTTA
- a CDS encoding DNA glycosylase AlkZ-like family protein gives rise to the protein MVHRLTRRDARRIAVRAQLLDASRPTDLLSVIRHLCLIQVDLTAAVAPNVDLVCWSRLGAAYEPAELDDLLDSGRVVEYTGLLRPGEDIALFRAQMTAWPGEEVTWRTGLARWLTASQACHDDILAILRSDGPTVARDLPDTCVVPWRSSGWNNNRNVPRMLDLMEARGEIAVASREGRERLWDLAERVYPTTDVVDAESADPERDRRRLTSLGIARASMTKPPGEPWDVGDAGEEAVIEGVRGTWRVDPAQLGLPFRGRAALLSPLDRLVVDRKRLTEIFQFDYQLEMYKPVAKRRWGYFALPILYGDSFVGKLDAASDLDAGLLRVNAVHEDVDFTAAMTRAVDREIESLAQFLGLRVSRS
- the ppgK gene encoding polyphosphate--glucose phosphotransferase, which encodes MSTTHPLGIDVGGTGIKGAPVDLRTGEFAADRLRIDTPKESTPDAVADVIEKIVDHFKDLVGEQPIGVTLPSVVTHGVVRSAANIDQSWIGTNVEELLQGRLGRPATVLNDADAAGVGELRFGAARNTEGLVLVSTLGTGIGSALLNKGQLVPNSELGHLEIDGHDAESKASSAAKDREELSWEDWAARLQRYYSHVEDLLWPDLIVVGGGVSKKADKFLPLLHLRAPIVAAQLRNAAGIVGAAYEAVESAKAEGTHRE
- the map gene encoding type I methionyl aminopeptidase, yielding MPSSTVTAGRVGPRRAVPAGIARPEYVDRPAPAPFTGSEVKDAATIEAMRVAGRIAAGALQAAGAAAAPGVTTDELDRIGHEYVLDHGAYPSTLGYRGFPKSLCTSVNEVVCHGIPDDRPLDDGDLVKIDVTAYIDGVHGDNCASFLVGDADEESRLLVERTREAMMRGIRAALPGRQVNVIGRVIEKYAARFGYGVVHEYTGHGVGQTFHSGLVIPHYDAAPAYDDVIEAGMTFTVEPMINLGGSATQLWDDGWTVVTADRSRSAQFEQTILITPTGPEILTTV
- a CDS encoding methionine aminopeptidase, with the protein product MTYWYNVDSGQVEDDEHKSAADHLMGPYQSRDDAANALAKARENTEKWDAEDRDWNSKGSSD
- a CDS encoding MFS transporter, with the protein product MTSTDDGFGFGALAIPAYGPSLLFGLGEGAMLPVLPLSARDVGASVAIAATMVMLINVGSLIFNVPSSIITDRYGERHAIIGASVVGVLASLLFLVGHEVWIYATGAVLYGISASVFMLARQSYLTEAVPATHRARALSTLGGVMRIGVFVGPFIGAAAMSLWHLAGAYVVSTAALALAGVLGATLKELPHEADSRRKAAGELADVTVRSTLHDYRRVFLTVGMGVLLVSAIRATRQAVIPLWAEHLSLSPTTASLIYGISGGIDMLVFYPAGKVMDVYGRRWVTVPSMLVMAVSMMAIPLTHGAVTLCLVTCVLGFGNGIGAGMVMTLGADFSPERGRAPFLGIWRELSDAGSTIGPGVLAGVTAVLSLGAGVIVSGATGLGAAAVMWRSVPTRAKAPERSDDLTERSGTPPTGGDVTPPLEEEPLRPVKR